One genomic window of Malaciobacter molluscorum LMG 25693 includes the following:
- the urtE gene encoding urea ABC transporter ATP-binding subunit UrtE: protein MLKIEKINQFYGQSHTLWDLDLEIKKGRCTCIMGRNGVGKTTLSKVIMGLLPIKDGKLLYKKKDISKLSDYKRANIAIGYVPQGREIFSQLTVKENLEIGVLSNRNKITKVPEKIYDLFPVLKQMEKRKGGDLSGGQQQQLAIARALCIDPEFLILDEPSEGIQPNIVSQIGEVIDYLTKEENITVMLVEQKLPFARKHGDDFYVIDRGSVVANGEINQLSDDIIKKHLSV, encoded by the coding sequence ATGTTAAAGATAGAAAAAATAAATCAATTTTATGGACAAAGTCATACCTTATGGGATTTAGACTTGGAGATTAAAAAAGGTCGTTGTACTTGTATTATGGGAAGAAATGGTGTTGGTAAAACTACTTTGAGTAAAGTTATTATGGGACTTCTTCCTATAAAAGATGGAAAACTTTTATATAAAAAAAAAGATATTTCTAAATTAAGTGATTATAAAAGAGCAAATATTGCTATTGGGTATGTTCCTCAAGGAAGAGAAATATTTTCTCAACTTACTGTAAAAGAGAATTTAGAAATTGGTGTTTTATCAAATAGAAATAAAATAACAAAAGTTCCTGAAAAAATATATGATTTATTTCCTGTTTTAAAACAGATGGAAAAAAGAAAAGGTGGAGATTTAAGTGGAGGACAACAACAGCAACTAGCAATTGCAAGAGCACTTTGTATTGATCCTGAATTTTTAATTTTAGATGAACCAAGTGAAGGAATTCAACCTAATATTGTTTCTCAAATTGGTGAAGTAATTGATTATTTAACAAAAGAAGAAAATATTACAGTAATGTTAGTTGAACAAAAACTTCCATTTGCAAGAAAGCATGGGGATGATTTTTACGTTATTGATAGGGGTAGTGTTGTAGCAAATGGAGAGATAAACCAATTAAGTGATGATATAATAAAAAAACATCTATCAGTTTAG
- a CDS encoding urease accessory protein UreD, which translates to MSIKFNFVNNKFDLKKQSLPSRHYFFNETENYIKLLNIGEGIFPKDRVKTYFSLKDSSLVLTTESATKIYSSKKEYGINSFNINLENSNLEFINDELILYKNSKYVQTFRLIFDENSTFFYTDILSKGRSFENFDFTSMLIKNSFYKNKKLEYIEKFDISGKELKNYIFRKNIKNYFFAKIYIKINHIDCFLDILHLEEFESFTYSCNKQIIIASISSDCMSILKKKIDYIWKLYRKQLCKKEFILGKQ; encoded by the coding sequence ATGAGTATTAAATTTAATTTTGTAAATAATAAGTTTGATTTAAAAAAACAGAGTTTACCTTCAAGACACTACTTTTTTAATGAAACTGAAAATTACATAAAATTATTAAATATAGGTGAGGGAATATTCCCAAAAGATAGAGTTAAAACCTATTTTTCTTTAAAAGACTCATCTTTAGTTTTAACTACAGAATCAGCAACAAAAATTTATTCTTCAAAAAAAGAGTATGGAATAAATAGTTTTAATATCAATTTAGAAAATTCAAATTTAGAGTTTATAAATGATGAATTGATTTTATATAAAAATTCAAAATATGTTCAAACATTTAGATTAATCTTTGATGAAAATTCCACTTTTTTTTATACAGATATATTAAGTAAAGGTCGAAGTTTTGAAAACTTTGATTTTACTTCAATGCTGATAAAAAATTCATTTTATAAAAATAAGAAATTAGAATATATAGAAAAATTTGATATTTCAGGTAAAGAATTAAAAAATTATATTTTTAGAAAAAATATAAAAAATTACTTTTTTGCAAAAATTTATATAAAAATTAACCATATTGATTGTTTTTTAGACATCTTACATCTAGAAGAATTTGAAAGTTTTACCTATAGTTGTAATAAGCAGATTATTATAGCTTCAATTAGTAGTGATTGTATGTCAATTTTAAAAAAGAAGATTGATTATATTTGGAAACTTTATAGAAAACAATTGTGTAAAAAAGAATTCATTCTAGGAAAACAATAA
- a CDS encoding urease subunit beta has translation MFLTNREQEKLLIYTASKLAIERKERGLKLNYPEAVSIISSFILEGARDGNSVADLMVNATKVLREDDVLPGVASMMQMVQVEATFDDGTKLVTIHNPISFNKNELVPGEYFIDEGEISLNENSKVITIEVENRGDRPIQIGSHYHFFEVNKELFFNREEAYGRRLDIPAGTSVRFEPGSKKNINLIDFSGKRYVSGFNGLVEGLLDDKEVKTKAMQNLKEFLGE, from the coding sequence ATGTTTTTGACTAACCGTGAACAAGAAAAACTGCTTATTTATACAGCGTCAAAGTTAGCAATTGAACGAAAAGAAAGAGGATTGAAACTTAATTATCCAGAAGCTGTATCAATAATTAGTTCTTTTATTTTAGAGGGTGCAAGAGATGGAAATAGTGTTGCAGACTTGATGGTTAATGCAACAAAAGTTCTAAGAGAGGATGATGTTTTACCAGGAGTTGCTTCTATGATGCAAATGGTACAAGTTGAAGCTACTTTTGATGATGGAACAAAACTTGTAACGATACATAATCCAATATCTTTTAATAAAAATGAACTTGTTCCAGGTGAGTATTTTATTGATGAGGGTGAAATTTCTTTAAATGAAAATAGTAAAGTTATAACTATTGAAGTAGAAAATAGAGGTGATAGACCAATTCAAATAGGTTCACATTATCACTTTTTTGAAGTAAATAAAGAACTGTTTTTTAATAGAGAAGAAGCATATGGAAGAAGATTAGATATTCCTGCTGGAACTTCTGTTAGATTTGAACCAGGGTCTAAAAAAAATATAAATTTAATAGATTTTAGTGGAAAAAGATATGTAAGTGGATTTAATGGTTTAGTTGAGGGCTTATTAGATGATAAAGAAGTAAAAACTAAAGCAATGCAAAATTTAAAAGAATTTTTGGGAGAGTAA